The Aedes aegypti strain LVP_AGWG chromosome 3, AaegL5.0 Primary Assembly, whole genome shotgun sequence genome contains a region encoding:
- the LOC5566890 gene encoding zinc finger protein 43: MASSQIQVRPPMGLLTTVADLPPSFKAQYVPTITVAAIAKLTGESPLDLTVKQCFGGAITPPLTPSPLKKRYRDENDENRDGNRTKQIKIEQTVPEEREATPVKPVKIGAAPKSSKNPPPVVPISKERRTKAARKLKFDEETTSPVSGTIIISLEEAINGDMPRESGDIDPQFNLVEISDEVRAELATIPNVIGAYNCKLCRLEFEDAFGLAQHRCACIVLLEYRCPECSKRFNCPANLASHRRWHKPRDQVAKKGDGDKADDLECKYRCEQCNKTFKRPAYLKKHQLTHNKAKNKSKHNQSSAEIETNATIITTSASYRSSSGEESNHSTNSSNTVYVNHMTEAPQTVFTVVASEPPLKRELVHHNYHMAQSQSSHTDPTDDDEEEDDDYDERALVINEDYQVDQEMEEQIRSAYCDRFTEEENIAAAALAHLRNGPSVIRHTTALVV, encoded by the coding sequence ATGGCTTCATCACAGATCCAAGTTCGCCCACCGATGGGTCTCCTGACGACGGTGGCCGATTTGCCGCCAAGCTTCAAGGCGCAATATGTTCCCACCATCACTGTGGCGGCCATTGCCAAGCTCACAGGCGAGTCGCCGCTTGATTTGACGGTGAAGCAATGCTTCGGGGGTGCGATTACCCCTCCTTTGACGCCTTCACCGCTGAAGAAACGCTATCGCGATGAGAACGACGAGAACCGCGATGGAAATCGGACCAAACAGATTAAGATTGAACAGACAGTGCCGGAAGAGAGGGAAGCCACACCAGTGAAACCGGTTAAAATCGGCGCGGCTCCCAAGAGTTCAAAGAACCCTCCTCCGGTGGTTCCAATTTCGAAGGAACGTCGAACGAAAGCGGCCAGGAAGTTAAAGTTCGACGAAGAAACAACATCACCAGTGTCCGGTACGATTATCATTTCACTAGAAGAAGCCATTAACGGTGACATGCCTCGCGAGTCCGGTGATATTGATCCACAGTTCAATTTGGTGGAAATATCCGACGAAGTGCGTGCCGAATTGGCCACCATTCCAAACGTGATAGGTGCCTATAATTGCAAATTGTGTCGGTTGGAATTTGAGGATGCCTTCGGCCTAGCCCAGCATCGTTGTGCCTGTATAGTACTACTGGAATATCGTTGCCCAGAGTGTAGCAAGCGATTCAATTGCCCGGCAAATCTGGCGTCGCATCGTCGTTGGCACAAGCCGCGAGATCAAGTTGCTAAGAAAGGAGATGGAGATAAAGCTGACGATTTGGAATGCAAATATCGATGTGAGCAATGTAACAAGACCTTCAAGCGTCCCGCGTATCTGAAAAAGCATCAGCTGACACATAATAAGGCTAAAAATAAATCCAAACATAATCAATCAAGTGCCGAAATCGAAACAAACgcaacaatcattacaacaTCCGCCAGCTACCGTAGCAGTTCCGGTGAAGAGTCTAACCATTCCACCAACAGTAGCAACACGGTTTACGTGAATCACATGACCGAAGCACCACAAACAGTGTTCACCGTAGTGGCCAGTGAACCTCCGCTGAAACGAGAATTAGTTCATCATAATTACCACATGGCTCAATCACAATCATCGCACACCGATCCTACCGACGACGATGAGGAGGAGGACGATGACTACGACGAGCGTGCCTTGGTGATCAACGAGGACTACCAGGTCGATCAGGAAATGGAGGAACAGATCCGGTCAGCGTATTGCGATCGCTTCACAGAGGAGGAGAACATCGCCGCGGCAGCGCTGGCCCATCTTCGCAACGGACCCTCGGTAATCCGCCACACGACCGCACTGGTTGTCTAA